The following are encoded in a window of Pyrenophora tritici-repentis strain M4 chromosome 6, whole genome shotgun sequence genomic DNA:
- a CDS encoding NupC, Nucleoside permease, producing MADLRDRHNASPMPGVARNDDPALDIAHEHQHSHVHHSAHAVHPDNIVYTTGTTAERPSKLLDNQVHHPHRHIDEKRDIEKAGGYDSEVEKATRSSSDPGVGETEKKSKWSTGSLYRRFRLPVHIFLGMLFTGWWIASVVVHRKDKNWVIPFLLWLAIMIRLITCHVPITLVTRPMHWVWANTGTRFANLIPEKLRIPAGAALTISVMIIGSFASAESEDNTRVNRAVSLFGLAVFIFGFWATSRNRSKIIWHTVIVGMLLQFIVALFVLRTGVGYDIFNFVSELARLLLGFAEDGVTFLTDKDVAAKTWFFISVIPAIIFFVSFVQLLYYWGILQWFIGKFAVFFFWSMRVSGAEAVVASASPFIGQGESAMLIRPFVAHLTMAEMHQVMCSGFATIAGSVLVAYIGMGLNPQALISSCVMSIPASLAFSKLRYPEEEETLTAGRVVVPDDDEHRASNALHAFANGAWLGLKIAGMIISTLLCIIALLNLVDALLTWWGHYINLDGEYDLTLELILGYLFYPVAFLLGVSREGKDLLLVGRLIGIKVITNEFVAFTALVDKDEKSPYHTLSPRSRVIATYALCGFGNIGSLGTQIGVLSQISPARSGDVSKLALSALVTGVFSTLSSASVAGLVVVDQAKFSSGS from the exons ATGGCCGACCTCCGTGACCGACACAACGCTTCGCCTATGCCTGGTGTGGCGCGCAATGACGATCCTGCCCTCGACATCGCTCACGAGCACCAACACTCGCACGTGCACCACAGCGCGCATGCCGTTCACCCCGACAACATCGTCTACACCACTGGAACTACCGCAGAGAGGCCCAGCAAGCTTCTCGACAACCAAGTCCACCATCCTCATCGCCATATTGATGAGAAGCGTGACATTGAAAAGGCTGGTGGCTACGACTCCGAAGTTGAAAAGGCAACCCGCAGCTCTTCCGATCCCGGGGTGGGGGAGACGGAGAAAAAATCAAAATGGTCCACTGGCTCTCTTTACAGGCGGTTTAGACTGCCAGTTCACATCTTTCTCGGAATGCTCTTTACCGG ATGGTGGATTGCCAGTGTAGTCGTACATCGCAAAGACAAGAACTGGGTCATTCCGTTCTTGCTCTGGCTCGCCATCATGATCCGTCTGATCACCTGCCACGTCCCAATAACCCTTGTTACCAGGCCAATGCATTGGGTCTGGGCCAACACTGGAACAAGATTCGCAAACCTCATCCCAGAGAAGTTGCGAATCCCCGCAGGTGCCGCCCTTACCATTTCCGTCATGATTATTGGATCATTCGCCAGTGCCGAGAGTGAAGACAACACACGTGTCAACCGTGCCGTTTCGCTATTCGGTCTAGCAGTCTTCATCTTTGGTTTCTGGGCAACTTCCCGCAACCGGAGCAAGATTATCTGGCACACTGTCATTGTCGGTATGCTGCTCCAGTTCATCGTTGCTCTGTTCGTTCTTCGAACTGGCGTTGGATACGACATCTTCAACTTCGTCTCCGAGCTTGCCCGTCTCCTTCTGGGTTTCGCCGAAGATGGTGTCACTTTCCTCACAGATAAGGATGTGGCCGCAAAGACGTGGTTCTTCATCAGCGTTATTCCGGCCATTATCTTCTTCGTGTCCTTCGTCCAGCTCCTGTACTACTGGGGTATCCTCCAATGGTTCATTGGCAAATTCgccgtcttcttcttctggtCGATGCGCGTATCCGGTGCTGAAGCTGTCGTCGCTTCTGCTTCTCCCTTTATCGGTCAGGGAGAGTCTGCCATGTTGATCAGGCCATTCGTTGCTCATCTCACCATGGCTGAAATGCATCAAGTCATGTGCTCTGGATTTGCTACCATTGCTGGTAGTGTCTTGGTCGCTTATATCGGTATGGGACTCAACCCCCAGGCCTTGATCTCATCTTGTGTCATGAGTATCCCTGCTTCTCTGGCTTTCAGTAAGCTGCGTTACCCGGAAGAGGAGGAGACACTCACTGCCGGTCGTGTTGTCGTTCCCGACGATGATGAGCACAGGGCCTCCAACGCGCTCCACGCCTTTGCCAACGGTGCTTGGCTCGGTCTCAAGATCGCCGGTATGATCATTTCTACGCTTTTGTGCATCATTGCACTTCTCAACTTGGTCGACGCTCTCCTCACCTGGTGGGGCCACTACATCAACCTCGACGGCGAGTATGACTTGACGCTGGAATTGATCCTCGGCTATCTCTTCTACCCGGTCGCCTTCCTCCTCGGTGTATCCCGCGAAGGCAAAgaccttcttcttgtcgGCCGTCTCATCGGAATCAAGGTCATCACCAACGAATTCGTTGCCTTTACCGCACTCGTCGACAAGGATGAAAAGTCACCCTACCACACCCTATCCCCTCGCTCTCGCGTCATCGCCACCTACGCCCTCTGCGGTTTCGGAAACATTGGTTCGCTAGGTACCCAGATTGGTGTGCTCAGCCAAATCAGCCCTGCCCGCAGTGGTGATGTTTCCAAACTCGCTCTTTCGGCCTTGGTCACTGGAGTCTTCTCCACATTGTCGAGTGCGTCAGTTGCAGGTCTCGTTGTTGTAGACCAGGCAAAGTTCAGTTCAGGCTCATAA
- a CDS encoding Transcription factor involved in chromatin remodeling, contains bromodomain protein has translation MPPRNDMRLLRDVLGYSTSPPTSPRPGPSPRLPSSSPEIPLSKLKANQPSPEAKRKATTDPPNASPKRIKQSPSTPTAADEAPARPAKRIVPFPEKPAVIEEREGVIEFRVVNNDGRRESTIILTGLKCIFQKQLPKMPKDYIARLVYDRTHLSIAIVKHPLEVVGGITYRPFDKGQFAEIVFCAISSDQQVKGYGAHLMSHLKDYVKASSQVMHFLTYADNYAIGYFKKQGFTKEITLEKSKWMGYIKDYEGGTIMQCSMVPKIRYLESGRMLLKQKECANAKIMAVSKSYEVHAPPAQWAKGEITKIDPLTIPAIKNSGWSPVMDELARAPRHGPNYNALLHLLNDMQNNSNAWPFQQPVNKDEVLDYYDVIKEPMDLATMEEKHEKDLYPTPEDFIRDAKLIFDNCRKYNNESTRYAKSANRLERYMWQRIRDIPEWSHLEGELTGK, from the exons ATGCCTCCCCGCAACGACATGCGGCTGCTGCGCGACGTGCTGGGCTATTCCACCTCACCCCCAACTTCACCACGCCCCGGACCTTCTCCACGTCTGCCCTCTTCTTCGCCGGAAATACCTCTCAGCAAACTGAAAGCTAACCAGCCATCTCCTGAAGCTAAACGCAAGGCAACTACCGACCCTCCCAATGCCTCCCCCAAGCGCATAAAGCAGAGTCCCTCCACGCCCACGGCCGCCGATGAGGCACCCGCACGCCCCGCCAAACGGATAGTCCCGTTTCCCGAGAAGCCCGCTGTAATCGAGGAGCGCGAGGGAGTCATTGAGTTTAGAGTTGTCAACAATGACGGGCGGAGGGAGAGCACCATTATATTGACGGGTTTGAAATGTATCTTTCAGAAGCAGTTGCCCAAGATGCCAAAGGACTATATTGCGCGCCTAGTCTACGACCGAACTCATCTGAGCATAGCCATTGTAAAGCACCCGTTGGAGGTGGTAGG AGGCATAACCTACCGCCCTTTCGACAAAGGCCAATTCGCTGAAATCGTCTTCTGTGCAATCTCCTCTGACCAACAAGTCAAGGGCTACGGCGCACATCTCATGTCGCACCTGAAAGACTACGTCAAAGCCTCTTCGCAGGTCATGCACTTTCTGACCTACGCCGACAACTACGCTATTGGATATTTTAAGAAACAGGGCTTCACCAAGGAGATTACATTGGAGAAGTCGAAATGGATGGGTTACATCAAAGACTACGAGGGCGGTACTATCATGCAGTGTAGCATGGTGCCGAAGATACGCTATCTAGAGTCAGGCCGTATGCTACTAAAGCAAAAAGAATGCGCAAACGCGAAAATAATGGCCGTGAGTAAGAGTTACGAGGTACACGCGCCGCCCGCGCAATGGGCAAAAGGCGAGATAACCAAAATCGATCCCTTGACAATCCCCGCCATCAAGAACTCCGGCTGGTCCCCTGTCATGGACGAACTCGCTCGTGCCCCACGCCACGGTCCAAACTACAACGCCCTCCTTCACCTCCTCAACGACATGCAGAACAACAGCAACGCCTGGCCGTTCCAGCAACCCGTCAACAAAGACGAGGTCCTCGATTACTACGACGTCATCAAAGAACCCATGGACCTCGCCACCATGGAGGAAAAGCACGAAAAGGACCTCTACCCCACACCAGAGGACTTTATTAGAGACGCAAAACTCATCTTTGATAACTGCCGCAAGTACAACAATGAGAGTACGCGGTATGCAAAGTCGGCCAATCGCTTGGAGAGGTACATGTGGCAGCGTATACGTGATATACCGGAGTGGTCG CATCTCGAAGGCGAGTTGACGGGCAAGTAA
- a CDS encoding UPF0197 multi-domain protein produces MSSPLQDVWEAAASSPFTPTIGKETQFSLGFLLLAISLVLTTIFGLNRSVVSLPVLGVPASLAFGFGAVYMICAVGVYV; encoded by the exons ATGTCGAGCCCACTTCAAGACGTCTGGGAGGCTGCTGCCTCGTCGCCCTTCACCCCTACCATCGGAAAAGAGACGCAATTCAGCCTTGGCTTCTTGCTGCTCGCCATAT CCCTCGTCTTGACCACCATCTTCGGCTTGA ACCGATCCGTCGTCAGCCTGCCCGTCCTTGGTGTTCCCGCCTCATTAGCATTCGG CTTCGGCGCAGTCTACATGATTTGCGCAGTCGGCGTCTACGTCTAG
- a CDS encoding DNA repair exonuclease rad1, protein MDDQGPPILTAVSSSARQLFSLLRCIAFSNKAHVQISDIGIKLAVDEASIMEASAFLDKSLFTTYTFNPPAVPEPSQHSDSDDDIDPAPAATPSFQISLPALLETLQIFGLTDPSTSKPPWARDGPYPTSTSFTGNNILGGMNNLCRISYDGPGAPLAITLTEASIRTQCDLTTYEPEYSDEIPFDRQALALKVIMRGSWLYDAVQELSSTSPEKLTMYAKTVRGKPFFALSSSGTLGSARVEFNNQPQHPSAFRTPASTNAHAGGEANEPLTNLLETFQLSDPDTVLRSSYKFSLIQKAARAMSVATKVSIRADTQGVLSLQFMIDVEGGGSDGNGGKISFVDFRFVPLVEDDDDDEGERGDADETIMQNGIGSDESDDEL, encoded by the exons ATGGACGACCAAGGCCCCCCTATACTCACGGCCGTGTCCAGCTCTGCGCGGCAATTGTTTTCGCTCCTCCGTTGCATCGCCTTCTCAAATAAAGCACACGTCCAAATCAGCGACATAGGCATCAAGCTCGCAGTTGACGAGGCGAGTATCATGGAAG CATCCGCCTTCCTCGACAAGTCCCTCTTCACAACCTACACATTCAATCCGCCCGCCGTGCCAGAACCCTCGCAACACTCCGACAGTGACGACGACATCGACCCAGCACCCGCTGCAACACCATCCTTCCAAATATCCCTCCCAGCCCTCCTCGAAACCCTCCAAATCTTCGGCCTCACCGACCCCTCCACCTCCAAACCACCATGGGCGCGCGACGGCCCCTACCCCACCAGCACATCCTTCACAGGCAACAACATTCTGGGCGGCATGAACAATCTCTGTCGCATAAGCTACGACGGCCCCGGCGCTCCACTAGCAATAACACTCACAGAAGCGAGTATACGCACACAATGCGATCTCACAACCTACGAGCCAGAATACAGCGACGAAATACCTTTTGACCGCCAAGCCCTCGCCTTGAAAGTAATAATGCGCGGTAGCTGGCTCTATGATGCCGTGCAGGAACTCTCATCTACAAGTCCGGAGAAGCTGACCATGTATGCAAAAACCGTGCGTGGGAAACCTTTTTTCGCCCTCTCGTCATCAGGTACCTTGGGTTCTGCGCGCGTCGAATTCAACAATCAGCCCCAACACCCCTCTGCATTCCGCACCCCTGCTTCCACAAATGCACACGCAGGCGGCGAGGCGAATGAACCGCTCACAAATCTCCTGGAAACTTTTCAACTTAGCGATCCGGATACCGTGCTTCGGTCGTCTTACAAGTTTAGCTTAATTCAGAAGGCTGCTCGTGCTATGAGTGTGGCTACTAAAGTTAGTATACGCGCAGATACCCAAGGCGTGTTGAGTTTGCAATTTATGATTGATGTGGAGGGTGGGGGTTCAGACGGCAATGGTGGCAAGATTAGTTTTGTGGATTTTAGATTTGTCCCGCTTGTtgaagacgacgatgatgatgagggCGAGAGAGGTGATGCGGATGAGACGATTATGCAGAATGGTATTGGTAGCGATGAGAGTGATGATGAGCTGTGA
- a CDS encoding TOA1, Transcription initiation factor IIA, large chain: MSNSVVVSIPKARACGGVYQMIMEKVIQASQNDFEESGVDQSTLDEMKQGWQERLSALKIAHFPWDPAPEQARQPPTVPSNVKVDNEMPPVSGSQEPNFPNVAVKMEGGYQQPLSNYPQAPPANNGYTGYEQNNELARQRAAALNDGSGDAMADWEALKAARAAAAVDRMAADDFMRARVDAMAMRQDSGLMVPLDSMPQGRKRKAAVRVLQEQDAEASSSVPGPARFDGDDEVKPEEDPDDAINSDLDDSEDELGDGDNSDDDMVDYMLCTYDKVQRVKNKWKCTLKDGILTTNKKEYLFHKANAELEF; the protein is encoded by the exons ATGTCGAACTCGGTTGTGGTTAGTATTCCCAAGGCGCGCGCGTGC GGCGGCGTGTACCAGATGATCATGGAGAAGGTGATCCAGGCGTCGCAGAATGACTTTGAAGAGTCCGGCGTCGACCAGAGCACGCTCGACGAGATGAAGCAG GGTTGGCAAGAGAGACTGTCTGCTCTCAAGATTGCTCATTTTCCATGGGACCCAGCCCCTGAACAAGCCCGCCAGCCGCCTACTGTGCCGTCCAATGTCAAGGTTGACAATGAAATGCCACCTGTGTCTGGCTCGCAAGAACCCAACTTTCCCAATGTGGCCGTAAAGATGGAGGGCGGGTACCAACAGCCTCTATCGAACTATCCTCAAGCTCCTCCTGCCAACAACGGTTATACAGGTTATGAGCAGAACAACGAGCTGGCACGGCAGCGTGCGGCAGCTCTG AATGACGGTTCGGGTGATGCCATGGCGGACTGGGAAGCTCTCAAGGCTGCCCGCGCCGCTGCAGCTGTTGATCGTATGGCAGCTGACGACTTCATGCGTGCTCGTGTCGACGCCATGGCCATGCGTCAGGATAGCGGACTTATGGTACCACTCGACTCCATGCCACAGGGTAGAAAGCGAAAGGCTGCCGTCCGCGTACTCCAGGAACAAGACGCAGAGGCTTCTTCTAGTGTCCCTGGACCTGCCCGTTTCGATGGGGATGATGAGGTAAAGCCGGAAGAGGATCCCGATGATGCGATCAACTCTGACCTCGACGACTCTGAGGATGAGTTGGGCGATGGAGATAACAGCGATGACGACATGGTTGACTACATGCTGTGCACTTATGATAAGGTCCAGCGCGTCAAGAACAAGTGGAAGTGCACTCTCAAGGACGGCATCCTGACCACCAACAAGAAGGA GTACTTGTTCCACAAGGCTAATG CTGAACTTGAGTTCTAA